A window of the Mucilaginibacter sp. cycad4 genome harbors these coding sequences:
- a CDS encoding ABC transporter permease, with product MIRTYFKFAYRNLIKDKVYSIINISGLAIGLAASILILLWVQNEKSYDKFHKNATQLYRINWDVDGLNLAGTPTAMAPSVKAQLPAVKNSVRISPKSFLFEANDKRFVEDRVLYADPNFLDVFSFPLVKGDPTGALKQIDGVLITEATAVKYFGDQNPVGKFLKKDNSENVVVTGVLANVPANSHMQFDFVMPTAALYRADPKVEKYHWEAPYFHTYVQLDKNFDPSPANLKKLESQIFQIYHKHEPQMKSAFHLQPITQIHMAPAIEMDLPGHGNALYLRMFFVVAILILAVACINFMNLATARSARRAKEIGLRKVAGAQRFQLILQFLSEAVFIAFLSLLLALWIVILSLPMFNQLVGKQLTVNFTDARLWLSLLCIALVTGVISGSYPALFLSGFNPVKVLKGNVKSMGGNLFFRHALVVTQFVVSVVLLVGTVVIYQQLKFVRERNPGFNKSSLLYMDMNSDMEGKAALLRNELRQNPLTSDFAITSELPIDVGAGANASWPGKDPKAQGNPTPAINVSENFARLFGLKLLTGRFFSESIKTDSNNCVINEKLLGLMGFTNAAAAIGKPITLYNKPSVIIGVVKDFNFKPAQSAIEPLIISLTNRGGSVVIRTKPGATPATIGALEKISKEISPAYPFSFNFVDQQMANLYHGEQQMGNIFKLFAIIGIFISCLGLYGLSAFIAEQRTREIGVRKVLGASVLNLVYLLSSGITRLILIAICIALPVSWFATNTWLSGFAYHINVGWLIFFVASATALGIAWLTVSYESIKAASVNPIKSLRIE from the coding sequence ATGATCAGAACTTACTTTAAATTCGCCTACCGTAATTTAATTAAGGACAAAGTCTATTCTATTATTAATATCTCCGGTTTAGCCATTGGCCTTGCAGCAAGTATCCTGATTTTACTTTGGGTACAAAATGAAAAAAGCTATGATAAGTTTCATAAAAACGCAACGCAGCTATACCGTATAAATTGGGACGTGGATGGCTTAAACCTGGCTGGCACCCCCACCGCAATGGCCCCTTCAGTGAAAGCGCAATTGCCGGCTGTTAAAAATTCAGTACGTATAAGCCCTAAGAGTTTCCTTTTTGAAGCAAACGATAAAAGGTTTGTTGAAGACCGCGTGCTTTATGCCGACCCGAATTTTCTGGATGTATTTTCATTCCCGCTTGTAAAGGGTGATCCTACTGGAGCTTTAAAACAGATTGATGGCGTTTTAATAACCGAAGCGACAGCGGTGAAATATTTTGGCGATCAAAACCCGGTCGGCAAGTTTTTAAAAAAAGACAATAGTGAAAACGTAGTAGTGACCGGCGTTTTAGCCAACGTGCCCGCTAACTCACATATGCAATTTGATTTTGTAATGCCGACGGCTGCGTTATACAGAGCTGATCCCAAGGTGGAAAAATACCACTGGGAAGCACCCTATTTCCACACGTATGTTCAGTTGGATAAAAACTTTGATCCGAGCCCGGCCAATTTAAAAAAACTGGAAAGCCAGATTTTTCAAATCTATCATAAACACGAACCGCAAATGAAAAGCGCGTTCCATCTTCAGCCTATCACCCAAATTCATATGGCCCCGGCGATTGAGATGGATTTGCCGGGGCATGGTAATGCACTATACTTGAGGATGTTTTTTGTTGTGGCTATTTTGATACTTGCTGTTGCCTGTATCAATTTTATGAACCTGGCTACCGCGCGCTCGGCCCGAAGGGCTAAGGAAATTGGCTTACGGAAGGTAGCCGGGGCGCAAAGGTTTCAGCTGATATTGCAGTTTTTAAGCGAAGCGGTATTTATTGCTTTTTTATCATTATTGCTGGCACTCTGGATAGTGATTTTATCCCTGCCGATGTTTAATCAGCTGGTTGGTAAACAACTTACGGTTAATTTTACCGATGCCCGGCTTTGGCTTAGCCTACTGTGTATTGCCTTAGTAACCGGGGTGATATCGGGCAGTTATCCCGCGCTGTTTTTATCCGGCTTCAACCCCGTTAAAGTGCTTAAGGGAAATGTAAAATCAATGGGCGGCAATTTATTTTTCCGCCATGCTTTGGTGGTAACCCAATTTGTAGTTTCGGTTGTGTTGCTGGTTGGCACAGTGGTTATTTATCAGCAACTCAAGTTTGTAAGAGAGCGGAACCCGGGCTTTAATAAATCGAGCCTTTTATATATGGATATGAATAGTGACATGGAAGGTAAGGCGGCGCTATTGAGAAATGAGCTGCGACAAAACCCGCTAACCAGTGATTTTGCTATTACAAGCGAACTTCCCATTGATGTGGGCGCTGGTGCGAATGCTTCGTGGCCCGGCAAAGATCCCAAAGCGCAGGGTAACCCGACCCCTGCGATAAATGTAAGTGAAAATTTTGCCCGCTTATTCGGATTAAAACTACTGACCGGACGTTTCTTCTCTGAATCGATTAAAACCGATTCGAATAACTGTGTCATTAATGAAAAGCTGCTGGGCTTAATGGGCTTCACCAATGCAGCAGCGGCGATAGGAAAACCGATAACATTATATAATAAACCAAGCGTTATTATCGGTGTGGTTAAAGATTTTAATTTTAAACCGGCACAGTCGGCTATCGAACCGTTGATCATTTCTTTAACAAACCGTGGCGGCTCGGTTGTTATCCGCACCAAGCCCGGAGCTACCCCTGCAACTATCGGGGCTTTGGAAAAAATAAGTAAGGAAATTAGTCCTGCATATCCTTTTAGTTTCAATTTTGTCGATCAGCAAATGGCCAACCTTTATCACGGAGAGCAACAGATGGGTAATATTTTTAAGCTGTTTGCCATCATCGGTATTTTTATTTCCTGCCTTGGTTTGTATGGTTTATCAGCTTTTATAGCCGAGCAACGTACCAGGGAAATTGGCGTACGCAAGGTATTGGGCGCATCTGTTTTAAATCTTGTATATCTATTATCATCCGGAATTACCAGGCTTATCCTGATAGCTATATGCATTGCCTTACCGGTTTCGTGGTTCGCGACGAATACCTGGTTGTCAGGATTTGCTTATCACATTAACGTTGGCTGGCTGATATTTTTTGTGGCCTCGGCAACGGCTTTGGGTATTGCCTGGCTTACGGTTAGTTATGAATCTATAAAAGCGGCAAGTGTTAATCCAATAAAGAGCTTAAGAATCGAATGA
- a CDS encoding SDR family NAD(P)-dependent oxidoreductase: MTNQTAIITGASEGLGKSFAIELASRGINLVLVSLPASGLPELASFIRKNFEVKVNYLEIDLTLAESYPAIFNYLSDEQITAHLLINNAGLGNWSWFEDLNIGFYKKQIELNVITPVLLTRLFLAQADAAGTSYILNVGSLGGLFVVPKKQVYGATKSFIRYFTRCLQLELHGSNVKISLLSPGGINTKPELLVMNNKLKGISKATIMEPGHVARIAVDGLLKGKKEIIPGMINRVLVLLNSLLPAAVKDTIIRQRLATIIKS; this comes from the coding sequence ATGACAAACCAAACCGCCATCATAACCGGCGCCAGCGAAGGGTTAGGCAAATCATTTGCCATCGAGCTGGCTTCGCGTGGCATAAACCTGGTGCTGGTTTCATTGCCTGCGTCGGGCTTGCCTGAACTGGCATCGTTTATCCGCAAAAACTTTGAGGTTAAAGTAAATTATCTTGAAATTGATTTAACGCTTGCCGAAAGTTACCCGGCTATTTTTAATTACCTTAGTGATGAGCAAATTACAGCCCACTTGCTTATCAATAATGCGGGTTTAGGCAACTGGTCGTGGTTTGAAGATCTGAACATTGGGTTTTACAAAAAACAAATTGAACTGAACGTGATTACACCTGTACTGCTTACGCGCTTGTTCCTGGCCCAGGCCGATGCTGCTGGTACTTCGTACATATTAAATGTAGGCAGTTTGGGCGGCTTGTTTGTGGTACCTAAAAAGCAGGTTTACGGAGCTACCAAATCATTCATCAGGTATTTTACCAGGTGTTTGCAGCTTGAGCTTCATGGCTCAAATGTAAAGATCAGCCTGCTTAGCCCCGGAGGGATCAATACCAAGCCCGAGCTGCTGGTAATGAATAATAAGCTCAAAGGCATATCAAAGGCAACCATTATGGAGCCCGGGCACGTAGCACGTATAGCGGTGGACGGCTTGCTGAAAGGAAAAAAAGAAATTATCCCCGGTATGATAAACAGGGTGCTTGTTTTATTAAACAGTTTGCTGCCTGCCGCTGTTAAAGACACCATTATAAGGCAGCGCCTGGCCACCATTATTAAAAGCTGA